In the Ferroacidibacillus organovorans genome, one interval contains:
- a CDS encoding YitT family protein, which produces MNIKKYPPTRYFIGCVLLAAISVFLEKRSHISSGGVSGLSIGIADIMHLNVGVVNLWIKGMIFSIVFLFGGKSIAFWTTVGAALTGGCMWLFAMIPVTFTWPQWLAFGLILLFSKFPIGLLVSRGYSTGGYTAVGQVLCARLHIPLRVSLAILNTISVLAMYVSHGAKSGALTAVIALTSGVATEAWATISRKWLDAPSKDCPTDEILRFSGPFAKIFRLTIGNREN; this is translated from the coding sequence CTGAACATAAAAAAATATCCACCCACACGCTATTTCATCGGTTGCGTACTGCTTGCAGCCATTTCTGTATTTTTAGAAAAGCGTTCACATATCTCATCCGGCGGTGTGAGCGGCCTTAGCATAGGCATCGCAGACATCATGCATCTGAATGTCGGTGTCGTCAACCTCTGGATCAAAGGGATGATCTTCAGTATCGTTTTTCTTTTCGGAGGCAAATCAATCGCATTCTGGACCACGGTTGGCGCAGCCCTCACGGGTGGCTGCATGTGGCTTTTTGCGATGATTCCGGTAACCTTCACTTGGCCACAGTGGCTCGCCTTCGGATTGATCCTGCTGTTCTCAAAATTTCCCATTGGGCTCCTTGTGTCAAGAGGATATTCAACGGGTGGCTACACCGCAGTTGGCCAAGTGCTTTGTGCGCGTCTGCATATTCCTCTGCGCGTCAGTCTTGCGATCCTAAACACGATCTCTGTCCTGGCCATGTACGTGTCACACGGCGCAAAATCCGGAGCGCTCACAGCGGTGATCGCTCTCACTTCAGGTGTTGCAACAGAGGCGTGGGCAACCATCTCGCGAAAATGGCTGGATGCGCCTTCCAAAGATTGCCCAACGGATGAGATTCTCAGATTCTCTGGTCCCTTCGCCAAAATTTTTAGATTAACCATTGGAAATCGCGAGAATTAG
- a CDS encoding bifunctional diguanylate cyclase/phosphodiesterase — translation MLGFVLNERLQIASSKMLTMLSQMIDVNTLFVAINDEQVNEIIKVYNRLEVLVQEGPVPFLESYCHHVCETASDVLIISNTTADERTSAMAITSSLGATSFIGVPIILKNGWKIGTICGMDRMAHEFTAKETEALHVAATFIGYVIELERTVYVDDITEVYTRRFLYESFHAFASKHSMICMFVLDLDDFKTINDSHDHEFGDKVLRVIAKRIHDTFYSKGILFRLGGDEFALLSSDPTNCEEALAFAQQVLDLFSVPFSVDGITLFVTASIGVSWYPECAVQLQELLRYADMAMYSAKHAGGNRIMCFDPKQEAEMRERLILEKQLRSALENQELEIYYQPKILVKDGSIQSIEALTRWRDASGEWISPERFISIAEESALIVTLGRWVLLSACRQFVNWERSGKAPELLSVNVSPKQFQLGNMVQTIREVIEETGMDPRRLAIEITEGLLMNNSMEIAEELRQIRSLGIKIAIDDFGKGFSSLSYLHLFQPTHLKIDKSFIDNMLYDSGQMSIVSAVIHLAHNLKMAVIAEGVENMEQFNRLKAEGCDYVQGYLFAKPLPAEEIERFASSYLQHGDKRFRVG, via the coding sequence ATGCTCGGATTTGTGCTGAATGAACGCTTACAGATTGCATCTTCAAAAATGTTGACGATGTTGAGTCAAATGATCGATGTGAATACGCTGTTTGTGGCCATCAATGATGAACAGGTTAATGAAATTATCAAGGTGTACAATCGGCTCGAAGTTTTGGTTCAAGAGGGTCCCGTGCCATTTCTTGAGAGTTATTGCCATCATGTCTGTGAAACGGCGAGCGATGTGCTCATCATCTCAAACACGACAGCGGATGAGCGAACATCTGCGATGGCGATCACATCGAGTCTCGGGGCGACATCCTTTATCGGTGTGCCGATCATTTTGAAAAACGGATGGAAAATTGGGACAATTTGTGGTATGGACCGGATGGCTCATGAGTTTACTGCGAAAGAAACTGAAGCACTGCACGTTGCCGCAACGTTTATCGGTTACGTGATTGAATTAGAGCGAACTGTGTATGTGGATGACATCACGGAGGTGTATACGCGGAGATTCTTGTACGAGTCCTTTCACGCATTTGCCAGTAAGCACTCAATGATTTGCATGTTTGTATTGGACCTTGATGATTTTAAAACGATCAATGACAGTCATGACCACGAGTTTGGAGACAAAGTGCTTCGCGTCATTGCCAAGCGCATTCACGATACTTTTTATTCTAAAGGAATCCTGTTTCGTTTAGGCGGCGATGAGTTTGCGCTGCTCTCCTCCGATCCTACAAATTGTGAAGAGGCATTGGCATTCGCACAGCAGGTGCTTGATCTCTTTTCTGTTCCATTTTCGGTTGACGGGATCACCCTTTTTGTCACGGCGAGCATTGGAGTCTCTTGGTATCCGGAATGTGCGGTGCAGTTGCAGGAACTTCTTCGTTACGCTGATATGGCGATGTACAGCGCGAAGCATGCCGGGGGCAATCGCATCATGTGTTTTGACCCGAAGCAGGAGGCGGAGATGCGCGAGCGACTCATCTTGGAAAAACAGTTGCGCTCAGCGCTTGAAAATCAGGAGTTAGAAATTTATTATCAACCCAAAATTCTTGTGAAAGACGGATCGATCCAATCGATCGAGGCACTGACGCGCTGGCGGGACGCATCAGGTGAATGGATTTCACCTGAGCGGTTTATTTCGATTGCCGAGGAGAGCGCGCTCATTGTCACGTTGGGGCGATGGGTGCTTCTCAGCGCGTGTCGGCAGTTTGTAAATTGGGAAAGAAGCGGAAAGGCTCCAGAACTTCTATCCGTAAACGTTTCACCCAAACAATTTCAACTCGGAAACATGGTGCAAACCATTCGTGAGGTGATTGAGGAGACCGGAATGGATCCGCGGCGTTTGGCAATTGAGATCACGGAAGGTCTGTTGATGAACAATTCGATGGAAATTGCAGAAGAACTTCGACAGATTCGTTCACTTGGCATAAAAATCGCGATTGATGATTTCGGAAAGGGATTTTCTTCGCTCTCTTATCTTCACTTATTCCAACCTACTCATCTGAAAATCGACAAATCGTTCATTGACAACATGCTCTACGATTCAGGGCAGATGTCCATTGTGTCTGCGGTGATTCATCTCGCGCACAATCTAAAGATGGCGGTCATTGCAGAGGGCGTCGAGAATATGGAGCAGTTTAACCGTCTGAAAGCAGAAGGGTGTGACTATGTCCAAGGCTATCTGTTTGCCAAACCGCTTCCTGCCGAAGAGATTGAGCGTTTTGCCAGCAGTTACCTGCAACATGGAGACAAACGGTTTCGGGTGGGTTGA
- the pcp gene encoding pyroglutamyl-peptidase I: MEKRVLVTGFEPFGGETVNPALEVVEALAGRVLDVDGSDPVQIVAARIPTVFGTSIAVLEKEIERISPFVVLCVGQAGGRHHITPERVAINVDDARIPDNAGNAPVDAPVVPGGTVGYLSDLPIKRMVRAMQDVGIPSSVSNSAGTFVCNHLFYGLMHLLKTKYTRVRGGFIHIPFLPSQVVGRELPSMNLTDMVRGLEVCVRVAVEHTLDLPLSGGKEC; the protein is encoded by the coding sequence ATGGAGAAACGGGTTTTGGTCACAGGGTTTGAACCTTTTGGCGGGGAGACGGTCAATCCGGCGCTGGAAGTGGTTGAGGCGTTGGCAGGTCGAGTGCTTGATGTTGATGGATCCGATCCTGTGCAGATCGTCGCGGCGAGGATTCCTACCGTTTTTGGAACGTCGATAGCCGTTTTGGAAAAGGAGATCGAGAGAATCTCACCATTCGTCGTACTATGTGTAGGTCAGGCGGGAGGCCGCCATCACATCACACCAGAGCGGGTCGCAATCAACGTGGATGACGCGCGCATCCCTGACAATGCGGGGAACGCGCCTGTCGATGCACCCGTCGTGCCGGGAGGAACGGTGGGCTACTTGAGCGATTTGCCGATCAAGCGGATGGTACGCGCGATGCAAGATGTTGGAATTCCGTCCTCCGTCTCCAATTCGGCAGGCACGTTTGTGTGCAATCATCTGTTCTATGGATTAATGCATCTATTGAAAACAAAGTATACTCGTGTGCGCGGTGGATTTATCCATATCCCTTTTTTGCCAAGCCAAGTTGTAGGGCGGGAACTGCCTTCTATGAATTTGACCGATATGGTGCGCGGATTGGAAGTTTGCGTGCGTGTCGCTGTTGAGCATACGTTGGATTTGCCGCTGTCGGGCGGAAAAGAGTGCTGA
- a CDS encoding signal peptidase I — protein sequence MKATLKWSGRVITYLLLIFFALLLYLGVSSRIAGGPPTIFGHEMYVVLSGSMVPTLQVGSVIFDTPHINPVTLKTGEIITFKAPYTQNMLITHRIVQVIHRGNQLLFHTKGDANKVSDFFLVPSQNVVAQYDNFTVPYVGYYLEFVKTKLGMALTLIIPGALLIISQMISLTRSLRKELRAKEVGPNRSEV from the coding sequence ATGAAAGCAACACTGAAATGGTCTGGCCGAGTGATTACCTATCTCCTTCTCATATTTTTTGCGCTGTTACTCTACTTGGGCGTTTCCAGCCGTATCGCGGGCGGACCGCCGACAATTTTTGGACACGAGATGTACGTCGTACTCTCCGGGTCGATGGTGCCAACACTTCAAGTCGGTTCTGTCATTTTTGATACACCACACATAAATCCAGTCACGTTAAAAACTGGAGAAATTATTACATTCAAAGCACCATACACCCAAAATATGTTGATTACGCACCGCATCGTTCAAGTCATTCATCGCGGCAATCAGCTTTTGTTTCACACAAAAGGCGACGCAAACAAGGTCTCCGACTTCTTTCTCGTACCATCCCAAAACGTGGTTGCGCAGTATGACAACTTTACCGTTCCCTATGTCGGTTACTACCTGGAATTTGTCAAAACAAAGCTAGGAATGGCGCTCACGTTGATCATTCCCGGCGCACTCCTGATCATCTCTCAAATGATCAGCCTCACGCGATCACTTCGGAAAGAACTGCGGGCAAAAGAAGTTGGCCCCAATCGTTCCGAAGTATAA
- a CDS encoding anti-repressor SinI family protein — protein MSNAELIQSEGIDVGWIFLMKEAKALGLSLEEVRVFLYSKKDVVYDSSLRTDEIVDLNQER, from the coding sequence ATGTCAAATGCTGAGCTGATCCAGTCCGAAGGCATTGATGTTGGGTGGATTTTCTTAATGAAAGAAGCCAAGGCACTGGGGCTGAGTCTTGAGGAAGTGCGTGTCTTTCTTTACAGTAAAAAAGATGTAGTGTATGATTCCTCATTAAGAACAGATGAGATAGTCGATCTTAATCAAGAACGATAG
- a CDS encoding TasA family protein yields the protein MKYSTKIPLLSIAGILTLSTLVGGGTFALFTSSAHNSANTFTAGTLNVTPERDDIPQTGPMFYTSTTSAQAGVVPTGLWAPGDKHTRGLFLENTGTLTARLTSISATPVDANGLTASNSSANQVTLQNDTSFSNQSNVTVWELVPVSSTTGNDDQWSNQETSTQIEECLDGVNRLYQKYGGMGYTGQQLLTAVNNGLLHSINNLTAVSNGQTVNTDSVAVTQMFNDQTSNFVNQSPYNVNSFNDVIQPGQSTLLAFTVGFDLRPPTGSGIDPNSMQGKSVYFNFRTNWVQTRNNPLAM from the coding sequence TTGAAATACTCGACGAAAATACCACTGCTTTCCATAGCAGGGATCCTTACACTCAGCACGCTTGTCGGAGGCGGAACGTTCGCACTCTTCACTTCAAGTGCACACAACTCGGCAAACACATTCACTGCCGGAACCCTGAATGTCACCCCTGAACGTGACGACATTCCGCAAACGGGACCTATGTTCTACACAAGTACAACATCCGCTCAAGCAGGTGTCGTACCTACAGGACTGTGGGCGCCTGGCGATAAACACACGCGTGGCCTGTTTCTCGAAAACACAGGAACATTAACTGCAAGACTAACCTCCATTTCAGCCACACCTGTTGACGCCAACGGATTAACAGCTTCAAATTCATCAGCAAATCAAGTTACACTTCAAAACGATACTTCTTTTTCAAATCAATCCAATGTGACCGTATGGGAACTCGTCCCTGTTTCATCAACGACAGGAAACGACGACCAATGGTCCAATCAAGAAACATCCACCCAAATTGAAGAATGCCTCGATGGAGTCAACCGTCTTTATCAGAAGTACGGAGGCATGGGATACACGGGGCAACAACTTTTGACCGCTGTGAATAACGGTCTTCTTCACAGCATCAACAATCTTACTGCAGTATCGAATGGACAGACGGTGAATACCGACTCAGTCGCTGTGACACAAATGTTTAATGATCAAACTTCAAATTTTGTCAATCAGTCACCGTACAATGTCAATTCTTTCAATGATGTGATACAACCCGGGCAATCAACACTGCTCGCCTTTACAGTCGGGTTCGACCTGAGACCGCCTACAGGTTCAGGAATTGACCCGAACTCGATGCAAGGAAAATCTGTCTACTTCAACTTTAGAACGAATTGGGTGCAGACGCGCAACAACCCGCTCGCGATGTAA
- a CDS encoding M20/M25/M40 family metallo-hydrolase has product MRSWKEIVARQVPTALTMLQRYCQQPSIAAQQVGIAETVRLVKEMAKQAGGEVSVFDDCGGNPVICAEFAAGPRGNRDKTLLFYNHYDVQPPEPLDEWTYPPFGAEIHDGKVFARGAADNKGDLTVRLQAIIALRENGGLPCNVKFLIEGEEEIGSPSLPAYLEKYADQFKADACIWEFGGKNMDGQPQMVAGIKGMCYLQLWCHGADVDLHSSNGAIVDNAAWRLVQALASMKSVDHRILVDGFYEDVASLTPELVQYAEEQPFHAERMKEHLGLRRPLISGDENPNLHLWYAPTMTICGIESGYTGDGSKTVLPRRAQAKLDCRLVPNQDPDDILEKVRRHLHRHGFTDVEVSQVNGERAYRSEMNHPFVRMVKETAREAYGVEAVMAPTSAGTGPMYPFGEYLGHSLPIVSTGCGWWNSRAHAPDESIRIEDFEQAMLHMVLLLNRFGETQG; this is encoded by the coding sequence GTGAGATCATGGAAGGAAATTGTGGCGCGGCAGGTTCCGACTGCCTTGACGATGCTTCAGCGCTATTGCCAGCAACCGAGTATCGCGGCGCAACAAGTCGGGATTGCGGAGACTGTGCGTCTCGTCAAAGAGATGGCAAAGCAGGCAGGCGGCGAGGTGAGCGTGTTTGATGATTGCGGAGGGAATCCTGTGATCTGCGCAGAATTTGCCGCAGGCCCTCGGGGAAATCGCGACAAAACGCTGCTTTTTTATAATCACTACGACGTGCAACCTCCCGAGCCACTCGACGAGTGGACGTATCCTCCCTTTGGAGCAGAGATTCATGACGGGAAGGTTTTTGCCAGGGGTGCTGCTGATAATAAGGGTGATTTGACGGTCAGGCTGCAGGCGATTATCGCTTTGAGAGAAAACGGCGGTCTGCCGTGTAATGTGAAGTTTTTGATTGAAGGGGAAGAGGAGATCGGTTCGCCGTCGCTTCCGGCCTATTTGGAAAAATATGCAGATCAATTTAAGGCGGACGCATGCATCTGGGAGTTTGGCGGCAAAAATATGGATGGGCAACCACAGATGGTCGCGGGAATCAAAGGGATGTGCTACCTTCAACTGTGGTGTCACGGCGCTGACGTGGATCTCCACTCATCTAATGGAGCTATCGTCGACAATGCTGCGTGGCGTTTGGTGCAGGCGCTGGCGTCCATGAAAAGCGTGGATCATCGCATTCTTGTTGACGGTTTTTATGAAGATGTCGCTTCTTTGACACCTGAACTTGTACAGTATGCCGAAGAACAGCCGTTTCACGCCGAGCGGATGAAGGAGCATTTGGGACTCCGCCGTCCATTGATTTCTGGCGACGAGAATCCAAATCTTCATTTATGGTATGCGCCAACGATGACGATCTGCGGTATTGAAAGTGGGTACACAGGCGATGGCAGTAAAACCGTCTTGCCGCGCCGGGCGCAGGCGAAACTGGACTGTCGACTTGTTCCCAATCAAGACCCGGATGATATTCTGGAAAAGGTGCGACGACATTTGCATCGACACGGCTTTACAGATGTAGAAGTGAGTCAGGTGAATGGCGAGCGGGCGTATCGCTCGGAGATGAATCATCCCTTTGTGAGGATGGTCAAAGAAACGGCCAGAGAAGCGTATGGTGTGGAGGCCGTCATGGCTCCAACCTCTGCGGGGACAGGTCCGATGTACCCGTTTGGGGAGTATCTGGGACATTCTCTGCCAATCGTGTCGACAGGCTGCGGGTGGTGGAACTCACGCGCGCACGCGCCAGATGAGTCGATTCGCATTGAAGATTTTGAGCAGGCCATGCTACATATGGTGTTGCTTCTGAATCGCTTTGGTGAAACGCAGGGTTGA
- a CDS encoding RnfABCDGE type electron transport complex subunit D, with protein MSEKERVKRAPQPSFERFIKTPKGTVMAMLIGLTMIAALRPQDHFGLVNALVAALTGVVVDGAVALLLKRGKLFSDGGIITGLIVADVLSQKTPLLWIVAITAIALLSKHILKLGRKPLFNPAAFGLLIATFIVQSGQSWWGSLALMPTWLTFVVIIAGVFLTVRVNKFPQVAAYLGTYFGLLFLMAIFHLGLPTDTPADALRVPFVNTALFLAFFMVTDPPTSPAAYGQQVVFGFVTAVVSTIIFATVGGLAYPLIGLLVANGWKALWSLRSSRQKDSDRTKGRTYSPQASNS; from the coding sequence ATGAGTGAAAAGGAACGTGTAAAAAGAGCACCACAGCCCTCATTTGAGCGATTTATCAAAACGCCAAAAGGGACGGTCATGGCGATGCTGATCGGTCTCACAATGATCGCGGCGCTTCGTCCGCAGGATCATTTCGGGCTCGTCAACGCATTGGTCGCCGCGCTTACTGGCGTTGTTGTCGATGGCGCAGTTGCGCTACTTTTGAAACGGGGGAAACTCTTCTCGGATGGCGGGATCATCACGGGATTGATCGTGGCGGATGTGCTCAGCCAAAAGACACCGCTGCTTTGGATTGTGGCGATCACGGCGATCGCGCTTTTGTCAAAACACATCTTAAAGTTGGGACGAAAACCACTTTTTAATCCTGCGGCGTTTGGGCTCTTGATCGCAACGTTCATCGTCCAATCCGGCCAGAGCTGGTGGGGAAGCCTTGCGCTTATGCCGACATGGCTCACGTTTGTGGTCATCATCGCGGGGGTTTTTCTGACGGTTCGCGTCAACAAATTTCCGCAGGTCGCGGCGTATCTGGGGACGTATTTTGGGCTGCTTTTTTTGATGGCGATCTTCCACCTCGGGCTGCCAACCGACACGCCGGCAGATGCATTGCGCGTGCCGTTTGTGAACACGGCCTTGTTTCTGGCGTTTTTTATGGTGACGGATCCTCCAACATCGCCTGCCGCGTATGGACAGCAGGTCGTTTTTGGCTTTGTGACAGCCGTGGTGAGCACGATCATTTTTGCGACAGTTGGGGGACTGGCCTATCCGCTGATTGGACTGCTTGTCGCGAATGGGTGGAAGGCGCTATGGAGCCTGCGAAGCAGTCGGCAAAAGGATAGTGATCGCACGAAGGGGCGCACGTATTCGCCACAAGCGTCAAACTCTTGA
- a CDS encoding OsmC family protein has product MADLTFQANLKWRGVGREGEGAATIAKDVTVCYSAPDAMGGKGVGTSPEELLIAAVASCYSATLFRMLQKRELAVADLQIRAVGEVTGYPLNGKFARLTVHPVIHGGDAARRENYQQVANAARDTCFIGKTIAGNVEYLVGDVVFVEE; this is encoded by the coding sequence ATGGCGGATTTGACGTTTCAAGCGAATTTGAAGTGGCGCGGCGTTGGCAGGGAAGGAGAGGGTGCGGCGACGATTGCAAAGGATGTCACGGTGTGCTATTCGGCGCCAGATGCGATGGGTGGAAAGGGTGTTGGGACAAGTCCGGAAGAGCTTTTGATTGCTGCAGTCGCGTCCTGTTATAGTGCCACGCTGTTTCGCATGCTGCAAAAGCGTGAACTCGCCGTCGCCGATTTGCAGATTCGCGCTGTGGGGGAAGTGACGGGGTATCCGCTTAACGGGAAATTCGCAAGGTTGACGGTTCATCCCGTGATTCACGGCGGCGACGCTGCGCGCCGCGAAAACTATCAACAGGTGGCCAACGCCGCGCGCGACACGTGCTTTATCGGCAAGACCATTGCGGGGAACGTCGAGTATCTCGTGGGGGATGTGGTGTTTGTAGAAGAGTGA
- a CDS encoding TasA family protein gives MAIASKVALAMASSAVGAAMLAGGSFALFTSNATNTGNTFAAGTVIVDATNGGQPAFTSTSYNFQNMAPGDSGTVNLTVKNTGTLSEWVVIPSSGIATSGAIFASSGTNSVTETSANNMPLVLKPNANMTAGSSGYLLAPGSSTTIAINYSLPLDANNFYQGQTGTATITVEAVQARNNSVDSSKNPVSSPYTGAVGPSSWS, from the coding sequence ATGGCAATCGCATCAAAAGTAGCTTTGGCAATGGCATCATCTGCGGTGGGCGCAGCGATGCTCGCGGGCGGATCGTTCGCGTTGTTCACATCAAATGCAACGAACACAGGCAACACGTTCGCGGCTGGCACGGTCATCGTCGATGCAACAAATGGCGGCCAACCCGCATTCACGTCGACATCCTACAACTTCCAAAACATGGCCCCTGGGGATTCGGGAACTGTCAACTTGACCGTAAAGAACACAGGAACACTGTCTGAGTGGGTCGTCATTCCTTCCAGCGGAATCGCAACGTCTGGCGCGATTTTTGCTTCTAGTGGCACAAATTCTGTCACTGAAACGTCGGCAAACAACATGCCGCTTGTTTTGAAACCTAATGCCAACATGACGGCTGGAAGCTCCGGTTATCTCCTTGCGCCAGGTTCCAGCACGACCATCGCGATCAACTATTCACTGCCGCTTGACGCAAACAACTTCTACCAAGGGCAAACGGGAACTGCAACGATCACCGTCGAGGCGGTGCAGGCGCGGAACAACTCGGTCGACAGCAGCAAAAACCCCGTATCTTCTCCATACACAGGCGCAGTCGGGCCTTCTAGCTGGAGCTAA
- a CDS encoding helix-turn-helix transcriptional regulator encodes MAKERSVPGKQNRHLPAFLLLFLTEQDAHGGALWNQISAIMPDHWEIDSGAVYRVLRDLEERGCVTSYWNTDDAGPAKRLYHLTETGQRELHLWYEDIKIRKRNLELFIQKYDSYYP; translated from the coding sequence ATGGCGAAAGAACGCAGCGTTCCTGGAAAACAAAATCGACACCTTCCGGCATTTCTTCTGTTGTTTCTTACTGAGCAGGACGCGCATGGCGGAGCGCTCTGGAATCAGATTTCAGCGATCATGCCGGATCATTGGGAGATTGACAGTGGTGCGGTCTATCGTGTTTTACGCGATTTGGAAGAGCGCGGATGTGTCACGTCCTATTGGAACACAGATGACGCAGGGCCTGCCAAACGGCTCTATCATCTCACGGAAACTGGACAGCGTGAATTGCATCTATGGTATGAAGACATAAAGATTCGCAAAAGAAATCTCGAGCTATTTATTCAAAAATATGATTCCTACTACCCATGA
- a CDS encoding FMN-binding protein: protein MAKLGKRLMSVCGAAVTAVYAAGYIYTMPSAQANTSSVPGLNPTTPAPSQSTPGAAAKAYNHSKTQSSAKKSSPTHHPTSSSTSTNGTSNKGNPKSQTSSSNAKKPAAKAAQYKDGVYTGVASNPYGGLSLAVTIAHGKIASVKITSYSMHYPQSVIDPQLPQEAVQMQTWRIYIVSGATASTYNFAEAMYQALNKAKA, encoded by the coding sequence TTGGCGAAATTAGGAAAACGCTTGATGAGCGTTTGTGGAGCGGCAGTTACGGCGGTGTATGCCGCAGGTTACATTTACACGATGCCTTCAGCGCAAGCCAATACAAGTAGTGTACCCGGTTTAAACCCAACGACACCTGCGCCGTCGCAGTCCACGCCAGGCGCGGCTGCCAAAGCGTATAACCACAGTAAAACGCAATCTTCCGCAAAGAAATCTTCTCCTACGCACCATCCGACTTCCTCTTCTACATCGACGAACGGCACTTCAAACAAAGGAAATCCCAAATCCCAAACGTCATCGAGTAATGCAAAAAAACCAGCGGCAAAAGCCGCACAGTATAAAGATGGCGTGTATACAGGCGTCGCGAGCAATCCATACGGAGGACTCTCGCTTGCAGTCACGATTGCTCACGGAAAAATCGCGTCTGTTAAGATCACGTCTTATTCCATGCACTATCCGCAATCTGTCATTGATCCTCAGCTTCCGCAGGAGGCTGTCCAGATGCAGACTTGGAGAATCTACATCGTATCAGGAGCCACTGCGAGTACATACAACTTTGCAGAGGCAATGTACCAGGCCCTGAACAAAGCCAAGGCTTGA
- a CDS encoding FAD:protein FMN transferase: protein MMSRHSEETRLLLGTTVSICVVGPEPTHMREQAIERAFAAMRFVEETCSRFDETSALRELCRHPGKWMTVPDILFESVRVALEVSELTEGVFDPTIGGTLSRLGFTRHYATGEQVIVADDVIHAKVTYRDIELDERTRSIRLRKPLLLDLGAVAKGLAVDLAARELSSLEGFAINAGGDVYVHGVDPRGDLWTIGIQHPFENGEQIAWLEATDVAVCTSGSYERRSPLHPEMHHIVHPGQGRSDSDLVSCTVLAPLTMLADAVSTAAFLLGAKRAKEFVDDMALAALFIRDTLEITMTESMRGYMR from the coding sequence ATGATGTCGCGACACAGTGAAGAAACGCGCCTGCTGTTGGGAACGACAGTCTCCATTTGCGTCGTTGGGCCAGAGCCGACACACATGCGCGAGCAGGCGATTGAACGCGCGTTTGCCGCCATGCGCTTTGTCGAGGAAACATGCAGTCGGTTTGATGAGACAAGCGCGCTGCGTGAACTTTGCCGTCACCCTGGGAAATGGATGACGGTGCCCGATATTTTATTTGAGTCTGTGCGAGTCGCGCTTGAGGTGAGTGAACTCACGGAGGGTGTGTTTGATCCGACGATAGGCGGGACGCTTTCTAGGCTTGGGTTTACGCGCCACTACGCGACGGGAGAACAGGTGATTGTGGCGGATGATGTGATCCATGCAAAGGTGACGTATCGCGATATCGAACTTGACGAGAGGACGCGTTCCATTCGTCTTCGCAAGCCGCTATTGCTCGATTTGGGGGCAGTGGCAAAAGGCCTGGCAGTCGATTTGGCAGCGCGCGAATTGAGCAGCCTTGAAGGGTTTGCGATCAATGCCGGGGGAGATGTTTATGTGCATGGCGTTGATCCGCGGGGCGATCTTTGGACGATCGGCATTCAACATCCGTTTGAGAATGGGGAGCAAATCGCATGGCTTGAGGCGACGGATGTGGCGGTTTGCACATCGGGCAGCTATGAACGGCGCAGTCCGCTTCATCCGGAAATGCATCACATTGTGCACCCGGGACAGGGGCGCTCTGATTCTGATTTGGTAAGTTGCACAGTGTTAGCGCCTTTGACGATGTTGGCGGATGCGGTGTCGACGGCAGCATTTTTGCTTGGGGCAAAGCGAGCAAAGGAATTCGTGGATGACATGGCACTCGCAGCCCTTTTCATCAGGGATACGCTTGAGATCACGATGACCGAATCCATGAGGGGGTATATGAGATGA